A single genomic interval of Coccidioides posadasii str. Silveira chromosome 1, complete sequence harbors:
- the GAP1_1 gene encoding glyceraldehyde-3-phosphate dehydrogenase 1 (EggNog:ENOG410PGAJ~COG:T~BUSCO:1988at33183) encodes MSVATMLQPASRASRASTSSSSSFQPMTRQNTMSSHDARSMRQSKRMSVTALYLSMSAKDKDLEISDELAKAQKALRELKLKISSQSKKNFVLEKDVRYLDSRIALLIQNRMALEEQNEVASHLDDSAELQEGVFPNDDKTQKYGNLLFLLQSEPRHIAHLCRLVSMAEIDSLLQTVMFTIYGNQYESREEHLLLTMFQSVLTYQFDNTPEYSSLLRQNTPVSRMMTTYTRRGPGQAYLKQVLADQINSLIELKDVDLEINPLKVYETMVKQIEENTGSLPDYLPKSVTAEVAAANEQVQAIIAPRLKMLSDIANAFLGTIIEGLEETPYGIRWICKQIRSLSRRKYPDAQDHTICTLIGGFFFLRFINPAIVTPRSYMLIDGTPAEKPRRTLTLIAKMLQNIANKPSYAKEPYMAKLQPFIHQNKERVNKFLLDLCEVQDFYESLEMDNYVALSKRDLELQITLNEVYATHALLDKHSAALASDQHSHLHVLLQELGPSPPQLPRKENRVINLPLFSKWETPIDDLTSALDITQEEIYFMEAKSTFVQILRSLPPNSAVTRRPLRLDRIAEAAATLKNDAVMVRKGIRTMELLSSLQELGVIDKSDDFSLLRNEVEQELVHLGSLKEKVIEETRKLDEVYRTIRDHNTYLVMQLETYKSYLHNVRSQSEGKQRKQQKHQELGPYKFTHQQLEKEGVIRKSNVPENRRANIYFMFKSPLPGTFVISLHYKGRARGLLELDLKLDDLLEMQKDNQEDLDLEYVQFNVSRVLALLNKRFARKKGW; translated from the exons ATGTCAGTCGCAACAATGCTCCAGCCAGCCTCGCGGGCGTCGAGGGCGTCTacatcttcatcctcttcattCCAGCCCATGACCAGACAAAACACCATGTCTTCGCACGATGCCCGCTCTATGCGACAGTCCAAGCGGATGTCCGTCACGGCTCTGTATCTGTCCATGTCGGCAAAGGATAAGGATCTTGAGATATCAGATGAGCTGGCAAAAG CGCAGAAAGCTCTGAGGGAATTGAAGTTGAAGATATCGTCGCAGTCGAAGAAGAACTTCGTGCTTGAGAAAGACGTGCGATATTTGGATTCGAGAATTGCGCTTTTGATTCAGAACCGCATGGCGTTAGAAGAA CAAAACGAAGTCGCTAGCCACCTCGACGATTCAGCCGAACTCCAAGAGGGTGTCTTCCCGAACGACGATAAAACTCAGAAATATGGAAATCTCTTATTCCTCTTACAGTCCGAACCGCGTCATATCGCACACCTTTGCAGACTGGTTTCGATGGCTGAGATCGACTCGCTGCTTCAAACCGTCATGTTCACTATCTACGGTAACCAATACGAAAGCCGAGAAGAGCATCTCTTACTGACCATGTTCCAATCCGTCCTCACATATCAATTCGACAACACCCCTGAATACTCTTCCCTTCTACGTCAGAACACTCCGGTGTCTCGGATGATGACAACGTACACCCGAAGAGGCCCCGGACAAGCTTATTTGAAGCAGGTCCTTGCAGATCAAATCAACTCTCTTATTGAATTGAAGGACGTGGATCTTGAGATCAACCCGCTGAAAGTCTACGAAACAATGGTGAAACAAATCGAAGAAAATACAGGATCCTTGCCAGACTATCTGCCAAAGTCGGTGACGGCAGAAGTCGCTGCTGCAAACGAACAGGTCCAGGCGATTATCGCGCCGCGTCTAAAAATGCTGAGCGACATCGCCAATGCTTTCCTTGGGACGATCATCGAGGGACTCGAGGAGACCCCGTACGGTATCCGTTGGATTTGCAAGCAGATCAGGAGTCTTTCGAGACGGAAATACCCTGATGCGCAAGATCATACGATCTGCACCCTGATTGGAgggttcttctttttgcgATTCATCAACCCCGCTATTGTTACTCCTCGATCCTACATGCTTATCGACGGAACGCCCGCCGAGAAGCCGCGGCGTACATTGACGCTTATCGCGAAGATGTTGCAGAACATCGCGAACAAGCCATCTTACGCGAAAGAGCCATACATGGCCAAACTACAGCCGTTCATCCATCAGAATAAAGAACGGGTCAACAAATTCCTGCTGGATCTCTGCGAGGTTCAAGACTTTTATGAAAGTTTGGAAATGGATAATTATGTTGCCCTCTCCAAGCGCGATCTCGAGTTGCAGATCACTCTAAACGAAGTTTACGCCACTCATGCCCTCCTTGATAAACACAGTGCCGCCCTGGCCTCCGACCAACACTCGCATCTTCACGTCTTACTACAGGAACTCGGTCCATCCCCGCCCCAATTACCGCGCAAGGAGAACCGAGTCATAAATCTACCGCTGTTTAGCAAGTGGGAGACCCCGATCGACGACTTAACCTCGGCGTTGGATATCACCCAGGAAGAGATATATTTCATGGAAGCAAAGTCCACATTCGTTCAGATCCTACGTTCACTGCCGCCAAATTCGGCCGTTACGCGCCGCCCGCTTCGATTAGATCGGATCGCTGAGGCTGCTGCGACGCTGAAGAACGACGCTGTCATGGTGCGCAAGGGGATTCGTACGATGGAGCTGTTGAGCTCGCTTCAAGAACTCGGTGTCATCGATAAGTCTGATGACTTTAGCCTGCTTCGGAACGAAGTCGAGCAGGAGCTCGTCCACCTGGGCTCGTTGAAGGAGAAGGTTATTGAGGAAACCAGGAAGCTGGACGAGGTGTATCGGACGATTCGCGACCATAATACGTACCTGGTCATGCAGCTGGAGACTTATAAGTCGTATCTGCATAATGTGCGCAGTCAGTCGGAGGGGAAGCAGAGGAAGCAGCAGAAACATCAGGAGCTGGGGCCGTATAAGTTCACACATCAGCAGCTGGAGAAGGAAGGGGTTATTCGAAAGAGTAATGTTCCCGAAAACCGAAGGGCTAATATATATTTTATGTTCAAGAGTCCGTTGCCGGGGACCTTTGTTATTAGCTTGCATTATAAAG GACGTGCGCGTGGTCTCTTGGAGCTTGACTTGAAACTTGATGATCTGCTGGAGATGCAGAAGGATAACCAAGAAGATCTGGACTTGGAATACGTTCAGTTCAATGTCTCCAGGGTGTTGGCGCTGCTGAACAAACGCTTTGCTCGAAAGAAAGGCTGGTAA